One genomic window of Candidatus Nitrospira inopinata includes the following:
- a CDS encoding GNAT family N-acetyltransferase — protein MESEHWYEIEVVKSRSVLEGMAREWDALAEGAGVPTLSHAWILACVEAFHVQDQLFIIALRRRGELVGLAPLVESRRGRVSRLELIGVSFLYEPSGLLYRDGEALTYLARSIMECGFPVVLARIPADSPVMSQFPSGPLASHHGIIMKGGIGYSLMIPISSGWTAYLEKLSSRRRYDIRRARRRAEEAGSVTVRVFCPNEEEIEPGLAEFVRIEATGWKEHHGSSLKRRKNMRLFFQRYATLASRSGAFRFAFLDVAGTPIAAQLSAVYADRFWVFKIGYDEVWSRCSPGWQLLTETIKYAFEHKLASYEFLGSDESWLHGWVTERRGYQTVWYYPATWRGFHGLASDVMDRIKTRMMTAGGKTKRVASS, from the coding sequence GTGGAGAGCGAACATTGGTATGAAATCGAGGTGGTCAAAAGCCGCTCGGTACTGGAAGGGATGGCCCGCGAATGGGATGCCCTTGCGGAAGGGGCGGGAGTGCCCACCTTGAGCCATGCGTGGATTTTGGCCTGCGTGGAAGCCTTTCATGTACAGGATCAACTCTTCATCATCGCCCTTCGCCGACGAGGAGAGCTTGTCGGGCTTGCGCCGCTAGTGGAGAGCAGGCGAGGTCGTGTCTCTAGATTGGAATTGATCGGCGTATCTTTCCTCTATGAACCATCGGGACTCTTGTATCGCGACGGCGAGGCATTAACCTATCTTGCCCGTTCCATTATGGAATGCGGATTCCCGGTCGTGCTGGCTAGAATACCGGCGGACTCGCCCGTTATGTCCCAGTTCCCTTCCGGTCCGCTCGCTTCGCATCATGGGATCATCATGAAGGGAGGTATCGGATACTCGCTGATGATTCCGATCTCATCGGGATGGACTGCCTATCTGGAGAAACTTTCCTCTCGCCGTCGTTATGACATCAGGCGGGCTCGCCGCCGTGCCGAAGAAGCGGGTTCGGTGACCGTTCGGGTTTTTTGCCCGAATGAAGAGGAGATCGAGCCTGGTCTTGCCGAATTCGTCAGAATTGAAGCGACAGGGTGGAAGGAACATCACGGTTCAAGTCTCAAGCGGCGCAAGAACATGAGGCTATTTTTTCAGCGGTACGCAACGTTGGCGTCGCGATCCGGCGCTTTTCGGTTCGCGTTTCTCGACGTTGCGGGGACGCCGATCGCCGCGCAGCTTTCGGCCGTGTACGCCGACCGTTTTTGGGTCTTCAAGATCGGCTATGACGAAGTATGGAGCCGCTGCTCGCCGGGATGGCAGTTGCTGACGGAAACAATCAAATACGCTTTTGAACATAAGCTGGCGTCATATGAATTCCTGGGAAGCGATGAATCATGGTTGCACGGATGGGTCACGGAGCGCCGGGGATATCAAACGGTCTGGTATTATCCCGCCACTTGGCGCGGTTTCCACGGCTTGGCGTCGGATGTCATGGATCGCATCAAGACGCGTATGATGACGGCGGGGGGGAAGACGAAGCGGGTCGCTTCATCATGA
- a CDS encoding VanZ family protein, translating into MKSVEQKGISWWIALIFIIGLFVLPNLMANSLSKIWLRMPGLDKPVHFLAFVAGFLVVYFALLRSPWPRDERNKIGLAAGFTLAVAVADEAQQALMRIGRTAESGDLVADTAGILVGVVVVRSRQLGMKWAVPLILLLLVPVAGVTAKTHHDLKHYNLGMLYEREKDYQKAREEYQLALDSGFESAQLYNAIAWLDIEFLDADPKLVEPYAARAFALDPDNPDILDTYGWVLVQAGKIYDGLPLIEKAKRLKPDIYCIDLHLGATHLALGMRHQAIQFLREQVNRTGSDRFGQAAARLLAQIEQSSSLRHTNRLIG; encoded by the coding sequence ATGAAGTCGGTCGAGCAAAAAGGGATATCCTGGTGGATCGCTCTGATTTTTATAATCGGTCTGTTCGTCTTACCGAACCTCATGGCCAACTCTCTTTCGAAGATATGGTTGCGGATGCCGGGTTTGGACAAGCCGGTTCATTTTCTGGCGTTTGTTGCGGGATTTCTTGTTGTGTATTTCGCACTGCTTCGTTCTCCATGGCCTCGTGATGAGCGGAACAAAATTGGTTTGGCGGCAGGTTTCACCTTGGCGGTTGCCGTGGCGGACGAAGCGCAGCAGGCTCTTATGAGAATCGGTCGGACGGCGGAATCTGGCGATCTGGTTGCGGATACGGCGGGCATCCTTGTTGGTGTAGTGGTGGTGAGAAGCCGGCAGCTTGGAATGAAATGGGCGGTGCCCTTGATCCTGCTGCTGTTGGTTCCGGTAGCAGGAGTGACGGCAAAAACCCATCACGATTTAAAACATTACAACCTCGGCATGTTATACGAGCGGGAAAAAGACTACCAAAAAGCCAGAGAGGAATATCAGCTTGCCTTGGACAGCGGGTTCGAATCCGCTCAACTGTACAACGCCATTGCATGGCTCGACATTGAATTTTTAGACGCCGATCCGAAACTGGTTGAACCCTACGCCGCTCGGGCCTTTGCGCTTGATCCCGACAATCCGGACATTCTCGATACTTATGGGTGGGTCTTGGTTCAAGCCGGAAAGATCTACGACGGGCTGCCGCTTATCGAGAAAGCCAAGCGATTAAAGCCGGACATCTACTGTATTGATCTCCATCTGGGTGCGACTCATCTGGCGCTAGGAATGCGTCATCAGGCAATTCAATTTCTCCGTGAACAAGTGAATCGGACCGGGAGCGACCGTTTCGGTCAAGCCGCCGCCCGGTTGCTGGCACAGATCGAACAATCGTCCAGTCTACGCCACACTAATCGGCTTATTGGATGA
- a CDS encoding polysaccharide deacetylase family protein: MGRVKYAIKLVIVYGLYGLGLLQLWQRIVLRRRAVVLMYHRVLTEEEMKVTGSHPAIVVKRETFAAQMEVISKRFKVLTIDEFVERMERRIPFENSTCLVTFDDGWKDNYYNAFPILTRYRIPAVIFLPVNYIGEQRLFWQEALVHGLLAAIREVRKDPSKASILREIIATLDLEEVLDLAGVDPRHCIIELMTLKRKQFDPLDVDKVLSRIERELTINWDEASAIDGFLTWEQVAEMAKEGVRFGGHGAEHYLLSQLSLDEARKDIEECTSVLTSRLKEQPVSFSYPRGYRTSQVVEFVKQSGYRVAFIANGGSVRCDDDRFTVQRINIFEEDTKTVPLFLARIVGLF, translated from the coding sequence ATGGGTCGCGTAAAGTATGCAATCAAATTGGTCATTGTCTACGGCCTCTATGGCCTCGGTTTACTTCAACTCTGGCAACGAATTGTGCTTCGACGGCGGGCCGTCGTCTTGATGTACCATCGCGTCCTCACCGAAGAGGAAATGAAGGTAACGGGGTCACATCCAGCTATCGTGGTCAAGCGGGAGACCTTTGCGGCGCAGATGGAGGTGATCAGCAAAAGATTCAAGGTGCTCACGATCGACGAGTTTGTCGAGCGGATGGAGCGCAGAATACCGTTTGAAAACTCAACTTGTCTTGTGACATTTGATGATGGCTGGAAAGACAACTATTACAATGCCTTTCCAATTCTGACTCGCTACAGGATTCCGGCGGTTATCTTTTTGCCTGTCAACTACATTGGGGAGCAACGACTGTTTTGGCAAGAAGCACTGGTCCATGGACTCCTTGCTGCCATTAGAGAGGTTAGGAAAGATCCGTCCAAGGCTTCCATACTGCGCGAAATTATTGCTACGCTGGATTTAGAAGAGGTTCTCGATCTTGCTGGCGTTGATCCCCGTCATTGCATTATCGAACTTATGACCTTAAAGAGGAAACAGTTTGATCCGTTGGATGTGGACAAGGTTCTCTCTCGGATTGAAAGAGAACTAACCATTAATTGGGATGAGGCGAGCGCCATAGATGGTTTCTTGACATGGGAACAGGTTGCGGAAATGGCGAAAGAGGGGGTTCGCTTCGGTGGCCATGGTGCCGAACATTATTTACTTAGTCAGCTTTCGCTTGATGAGGCTCGTAAGGACATCGAAGAATGTACATCCGTGCTGACTAGTCGGCTCAAAGAGCAACCTGTAAGTTTTAGCTATCCTCGTGGCTACCGGACATCTCAGGTAGTCGAGTTCGTTAAACAGTCCGGCTACCGTGTGGCGTTTATTGCAAACGGTGGTAGTGTGCGGTGCGATGATGATCGATTTACGGTGCAGCGGATCAATATCTTTGAAGAAGACACGAAGACCGTTCCGCTTTTCTTGGCCAGGATTGTCGGGTTGTTTTAA
- a CDS encoding carboxylate--amine ligase, with translation MNILVTDGETRPSLAIVRSLGSRGHRLFVGAKSQPSLAQVSRYCHQRFTYPDPVTNVIGFIEAVQHVIRRERIDVVLPVTEITTALIVQKKSEIEGCCRVPFPPATIFNYAADKAKVLALAEKLSIPIPISVVLDRVGANPPWPEGLRYPVVIKPHRSRIYVNGQWRSTSVTYADNEEELNVILSGKDAWEYPLLLQERIVGPGIGVFLCYQRGRCVAQFSHRRLREKPPSGGVSVLCESVQIPTQALRHAKILLDELQWEGVAMVEFKLDSADQKYKLMEINGRFWGSLQLAIDAGVDFPDLLIQTLGNEPLRPIETYRIGVKSRWLMGDLDALLMRLLKNEAELHLPPGYPGKIESIFRFVGSWGQNVCSEVFRLSDVKPGLHEIKRWFFSHA, from the coding sequence ATGAATATCCTGGTGACAGATGGAGAGACAAGACCATCTCTGGCGATCGTACGCTCATTGGGGAGCAGAGGACATCGTCTTTTCGTAGGAGCGAAATCCCAGCCGTCATTGGCCCAGGTCTCGCGCTATTGCCATCAGCGATTCACATATCCTGATCCTGTTACGAATGTAATCGGATTTATAGAGGCAGTTCAGCATGTTATACGGAGGGAACGAATTGATGTCGTTCTTCCAGTGACGGAAATTACCACAGCGTTGATCGTCCAAAAAAAGAGCGAGATCGAAGGGTGTTGCCGAGTTCCTTTTCCACCCGCCACTATTTTTAACTATGCGGCCGACAAGGCAAAGGTGCTGGCTCTTGCCGAAAAGTTGTCAATCCCTATTCCGATAAGCGTTGTGCTGGATAGAGTGGGTGCGAATCCTCCATGGCCGGAGGGACTTCGGTATCCAGTGGTCATCAAGCCGCATCGCTCTCGTATCTATGTTAATGGACAATGGAGGTCGACGTCCGTCACCTACGCCGATAATGAAGAAGAGCTCAATGTCATTTTGAGCGGCAAGGATGCGTGGGAGTACCCGCTTCTTCTTCAGGAGCGGATCGTCGGGCCTGGAATCGGCGTGTTTCTCTGTTATCAGCGGGGCCGATGTGTGGCTCAGTTCAGCCACCGGCGGCTTCGCGAAAAGCCGCCCTCAGGAGGAGTCAGCGTGCTGTGCGAAAGCGTGCAGATCCCCACTCAAGCGTTGCGCCATGCCAAGATCCTCTTGGATGAGTTGCAATGGGAGGGTGTGGCGATGGTCGAGTTTAAGTTGGACAGTGCCGATCAAAAATACAAGCTTATGGAGATCAATGGTCGGTTCTGGGGGTCTCTTCAGCTCGCGATCGACGCCGGTGTGGATTTTCCCGATCTTCTCATCCAGACTTTGGGGAATGAACCGCTACGGCCGATTGAGACGTACCGCATTGGAGTAAAAAGTCGCTGGTTGATGGGCGATCTCGATGCTCTATTGATGCGGCTTCTCAAGAATGAGGCCGAGCTTCATCTCCCTCCTGGGTATCCGGGAAAAATTGAATCCATTTTTCGATTTGTAGGTTCATGGGGGCAAAATGTTTGCAGCGAAGTTTTCCGGCTCTCCGACGTAAAACCGGGGTTGCATGAGATAAAAAGATGGTTCTTTTCTCATGCTTGA
- a CDS encoding glycosyltransferase family 2 protein, which produces MKVGLEMLFWLSVLGVLYPYAGYPILLWIVGRVRGKPPRSLEAGGFCPSVSVIIPACNEEKRIEKKIANTKALRYPEDKLEVLFVSDGSMDRTVELIRRHVSRQYHLIELPVRGGKAAALNAGLERAKHDIVVFSDASIELEPDALSALVQGFCDPNVGCISGEDKIPESGGEAWYGRYELLLRRLESKVHSIVGASGSFYAQRRVLCTPFEEGLAPDFVSVLKTVERGFRAVSEPAAMGTMTSVKDSKQEFQRKVRTLIRGMTALFAYKRLLNPLKFGMFAVELWSHKILRWMVPFFLIAALVSSLAMLESPWFVAVSVIQIAFYGAALLALAGIKSVRQSLVGKVALYFSVVNAAIVVAWCKYLVGVRQELWTPTQR; this is translated from the coding sequence ATGAAAGTCGGATTGGAAATGCTGTTCTGGCTGTCGGTCTTGGGGGTGCTGTATCCCTACGCCGGCTATCCGATCCTTTTGTGGATTGTGGGACGGGTGAGGGGCAAGCCGCCTCGATCGCTTGAAGCAGGGGGCTTTTGTCCTTCCGTCTCGGTGATTATCCCGGCTTGCAACGAGGAAAAGCGGATTGAAAAAAAGATCGCGAACACAAAGGCGCTCCGTTATCCTGAAGACAAGCTGGAGGTGTTGTTTGTGTCCGATGGCTCGATGGATCGAACGGTGGAGCTGATTCGGCGGCATGTTTCCCGTCAGTACCATTTGATCGAATTACCAGTGCGCGGTGGAAAAGCTGCGGCGCTGAATGCCGGTCTTGAGCGGGCCAAGCATGACATCGTAGTGTTCTCCGATGCGTCGATCGAGTTGGAGCCCGACGCTCTGTCTGCCCTTGTCCAAGGATTTTGCGATCCCAATGTCGGGTGCATTTCAGGAGAAGACAAAATTCCCGAGTCGGGTGGAGAGGCTTGGTACGGGCGATACGAACTGCTCCTCCGCCGGTTGGAGTCAAAGGTGCATTCCATCGTCGGCGCGAGCGGCTCGTTCTATGCGCAGCGACGAGTGCTCTGTACGCCGTTCGAGGAGGGGTTGGCGCCTGATTTTGTGTCGGTTTTGAAAACGGTCGAGCGGGGATTTCGCGCCGTCAGCGAGCCGGCGGCGATGGGCACGATGACGAGCGTCAAAGATTCCAAACAGGAATTCCAGCGCAAGGTTCGAACCTTGATCCGAGGCATGACGGCGCTCTTTGCGTACAAGCGGCTGCTCAATCCTCTCAAGTTCGGCATGTTTGCGGTCGAGCTTTGGTCACACAAAATCTTGCGGTGGATGGTACCGTTCTTCCTAATCGCCGCGTTGGTGAGTTCTCTGGCGATGCTGGAATCGCCGTGGTTTGTGGCGGTGTCCGTCATCCAGATAGCTTTCTACGGGGCCGCGTTGCTGGCGTTGGCAGGTATCAAGAGTGTGCGGCAATCGCTTGTCGGCAAGGTAGCATTGTATTTTTCCGTGGTCAATGCGGCAATCGTGGTCGCATGGTGTAAGTATTTGGTCGGCGTCAGGCAGGAACTATGGACTCCCACGCAGCGGTAA
- a CDS encoding serine aminopeptidase domain-containing protein → MTEKPMFFQNGVCRLFGLVHEPVGVPSGEAWLFCHPFIEEKLWAHRVYVSFARILAARGAWVLRFDMMGNGDSEGRFSDISVDTMLADIDCALNCLGRLSGAAHHANLLGLRLGGTLAALTAERSSKVGKLILWDPVVDGAKYMQELLRSNLTTQSAVYKEIRYNRETLVRMMREGSTVNIDGYELAYPCYEQVSAINLKEGPKRFAGRCLIVQIGKEGQPIQPDLKALQETYQAATLRTAVEEPFWKEIKRWYRAAPSLFETTLGWMQHDERSVSCNV, encoded by the coding sequence ATGACCGAAAAGCCGATGTTTTTCCAGAACGGCGTTTGCCGCCTCTTCGGGCTGGTTCATGAGCCGGTCGGCGTTCCTTCCGGCGAGGCTTGGCTCTTCTGCCATCCGTTCATAGAGGAAAAGCTGTGGGCGCACCGGGTCTATGTGTCGTTCGCGAGGATTCTGGCCGCGCGCGGCGCCTGGGTGCTCAGATTCGATATGATGGGAAATGGCGACAGCGAGGGACGATTTTCGGATATCTCCGTGGACACCATGTTGGCTGATATCGATTGTGCGCTCAATTGCCTCGGTCGTCTGAGCGGAGCCGCGCACCATGCCAATCTGTTGGGACTGCGGTTGGGAGGGACGCTGGCCGCCTTAACGGCCGAGCGGTCGTCGAAGGTCGGAAAATTGATCCTGTGGGATCCCGTCGTGGACGGCGCGAAGTACATGCAGGAGCTTTTGCGGAGCAATCTGACGACGCAATCCGCGGTCTATAAGGAAATTCGTTATAACCGAGAAACGCTGGTGCGGATGATGCGCGAAGGTTCAACCGTCAACATTGATGGCTATGAACTGGCGTACCCCTGTTACGAGCAAGTGTCGGCGATTAATTTGAAGGAGGGGCCCAAGCGATTCGCCGGCCGGTGTTTGATTGTCCAAATCGGGAAAGAGGGGCAGCCGATTCAGCCGGATCTCAAAGCGTTACAAGAAACGTATCAAGCCGCCACATTACGCACCGCGGTGGAAGAGCCGTTCTGGAAAGAAATCAAGCGATGGTATCGGGCCGCTCCGAGTCTGTTCGAGACGACATTGGGATGGATGCAACATGACGAGCGAAGTGTTTCCTGCAACGTTTGA
- a CDS encoding alpha/beta hydrolase, with the protein MTSEVFPATFENKVGHRLFGMMHQPAVPCASGTAIILLSPGVKMRVAPHQLYVNMAERFVSLGYPVLRFDFYGLGDSEGEAEEEYLADLYGAVQVGRYMDDTIAAMDWMERTYGFNKFIVSGLCGGAITGLLTASKDQRIKCLLGLAIPVILDGTHIDFTKYMTDNQLKETRDGYIRKLWDLRAWRSWIRFLTFRSHYSLIFRSLLKPLLEKTDKASPAPSAPGQNEPKDNTNPYFAPAFFNMLSTGRHIYLVFAGSDRLLWEYEKKFVERHRERLELYPAQCGMHVTKDANHIFSFREWEEDMLDQCCRWLVELEAKLKDGTAVSGMTR; encoded by the coding sequence ATGACGAGCGAAGTGTTTCCTGCAACGTTTGAAAATAAAGTGGGCCATCGGCTCTTTGGCATGATGCATCAGCCGGCGGTTCCGTGCGCGTCGGGAACCGCGATCATCTTATTGTCCCCGGGCGTGAAGATGCGAGTTGCGCCCCATCAACTCTACGTGAACATGGCGGAGCGGTTTGTCTCGCTGGGGTATCCGGTCTTGCGATTCGACTTTTACGGATTAGGCGATTCCGAGGGGGAAGCGGAAGAAGAATACCTGGCCGATCTCTATGGGGCCGTTCAGGTGGGGCGGTATATGGACGATACCATCGCGGCGATGGACTGGATGGAGCGAACGTATGGCTTCAACAAGTTCATCGTGTCCGGCTTGTGCGGCGGGGCGATCACGGGGCTGTTGACCGCGTCGAAAGATCAACGCATCAAGTGTCTGCTGGGATTGGCGATTCCAGTCATTCTTGACGGCACACACATCGATTTTACGAAATACATGACCGACAACCAACTGAAGGAAACGCGAGACGGCTACATTCGGAAGCTGTGGGACCTTCGTGCCTGGCGGTCGTGGATCCGCTTTCTAACCTTTCGAAGCCACTACAGCCTGATTTTTCGTTCGTTGCTGAAACCATTGCTTGAGAAAACCGACAAGGCAAGCCCGGCGCCGTCCGCGCCTGGTCAGAACGAACCCAAAGACAATACGAATCCGTATTTCGCTCCGGCCTTTTTCAACATGCTCTCGACGGGGCGGCACATTTATCTTGTCTTTGCCGGCAGCGATCGGCTCTTGTGGGAGTATGAAAAAAAATTCGTCGAGCGGCATCGCGAACGATTGGAATTGTATCCCGCCCAGTGTGGAATGCACGTCACGAAAGACGCCAACCACATCTTCTCGTTCCGCGAGTGGGAAGAAGACATGTTGGATCAATGTTGCCGATGGCTGGTGGAGTTGGAAGCCAAGCTGAAGGACGGGACCGCTGTTTCGGGGATGACAAGATGA
- a CDS encoding arsenate-mycothiol transferase ArsC, producing MVRGTSIHVPALPSRPRSVLFVCKGNICRSPFAEHVARKLFHELVGDTEQSIAFQSAGLHVTAPKAPPETAIVVAHQFGVSLEEHRSQPLSQELVAASDVIVAMEGWQYDELRFRFKGYQDKLFLLPLFLKEATPQSGYEAYNIQDPYGGSGSVFEECFKKIERNVKALLAECGMKE from the coding sequence ATGGTTCGAGGGACGTCCATCCACGTGCCCGCTCTTCCTTCTCGGCCGCGATCAGTCCTTTTTGTCTGCAAGGGAAATATTTGTCGAAGTCCGTTCGCCGAACATGTGGCCAGGAAGCTTTTTCACGAACTTGTGGGGGATACGGAGCAGTCAATTGCGTTTCAATCCGCGGGCCTACACGTGACCGCTCCAAAGGCCCCGCCGGAGACGGCCATTGTGGTGGCGCATCAGTTCGGTGTGTCGCTAGAGGAGCATCGATCGCAACCCCTCTCTCAGGAACTCGTGGCTGCTTCCGACGTCATCGTCGCGATGGAAGGATGGCAGTATGACGAACTGCGATTTCGATTCAAGGGATATCAGGATAAGTTGTTTCTTCTCCCTCTTTTCTTGAAAGAGGCGACGCCTCAATCGGGATACGAGGCCTATAACATCCAAGATCCTTACGGTGGCTCTGGGAGCGTGTTCGAGGAATGTTTTAAAAAAATCGAGCGCAACGTCAAAGCATTGCTGGCCGAGTGTGGAATGAAGGAGTGA
- a CDS encoding acyltransferase, which translates to MMSRRIRHQVAYALSSEKPASIFRKMWLRLKHDCYISLKADIFHADRIVLDQGVYIYQYAMLNLNSRHSKYSPSIKIGRHSRVLPYAKIIPQEGFVNIGAHCTIQYGCLLYGVGGLEIGDNARIAAHTVISPMNHIYADPDTPIWKQGETAIGIKIGNDVWIGNGAKILDGVTIGDGCVIGAGSVVTKSIPPFSVAVGVPARVIKQRRSPVQSDSPRQHSFSS; encoded by the coding sequence ATGATGAGTCGCCGAATTCGCCATCAAGTGGCGTATGCGCTGTCGAGCGAGAAGCCGGCTTCGATTTTTAGGAAGATGTGGCTTCGTCTCAAGCACGATTGCTACATTTCTCTCAAAGCCGATATCTTCCATGCCGACAGAATCGTCTTGGATCAGGGGGTCTACATCTATCAGTACGCCATGCTCAATTTGAACTCCCGTCACTCCAAATATTCCCCCAGTATCAAAATAGGGAGGCATTCTCGGGTCCTACCCTACGCTAAAATTATTCCACAGGAAGGATTCGTCAACATCGGCGCTCACTGCACAATTCAATATGGTTGCCTGTTGTACGGAGTAGGGGGCCTGGAGATAGGCGACAACGCGAGAATCGCGGCTCATACCGTCATCAGCCCGATGAATCACATTTATGCGGACCCCGATACGCCGATCTGGAAGCAAGGCGAGACCGCTATAGGGATTAAGATCGGAAACGACGTGTGGATCGGAAACGGTGCAAAAATTCTCGATGGGGTCACAATCGGGGATGGGTGTGTAATTGGGGCGGGCAGTGTCGTGACCAAGAGTATCCCTCCCTTCTCGGTGGCCGTGGGTGTTCCGGCAAGAGTCATCAAGCAACGGAGGTCACCCGTGCAATCGGACTCGCCTCGGCAGCATAGCTTCTCTTCATAG
- a CDS encoding glycosyltransferase family 4 protein, whose product MPHTILYLERNRDGTIGGSYRSLLYLIQLLDRQRYHPIVVFYRDHHLVEEFRKAGCKVLLLGYPDAIRFVGGGEAGDNLAGRYLRGVMLLLQKIVNFFHGTIQVFVRDLLLLVRERVHLVHLNNGMLTEPELLIAAKLLGVKTVVHQRGIGPLPGSVGWLARLVDHVVCVSDAARLNLIQQGVPSEKCTTVHNGIDPEKFLEGIKRSPEEIRKEIGIDEGCPIIGVAGMIRGWKGQLVLVKAMAEISKKHPNARCLIIGGISDQNPFDKAYLEEIQNFIRDHRLEPWVKIIDYQPRIAEYMQIFDIMVHTAIDPEPFSRSVLEGMTLGRAMIATRTGGTPEAIEDDVSGILVPPNDPAALADQVIRLLADEAFRVRLGRQAQTRIRKHFQIDGNVKATMRVYESLLGQE is encoded by the coding sequence ATGCCGCATACCATTCTCTATCTGGAGCGAAATAGAGACGGAACCATCGGAGGTTCTTATCGATCGCTTCTCTATCTCATCCAACTGCTTGACAGGCAAAGATACCACCCCATCGTAGTGTTTTACCGGGATCATCACCTGGTCGAGGAATTTCGTAAAGCAGGTTGCAAGGTCTTGTTGCTTGGCTATCCGGACGCAATTCGATTTGTCGGTGGTGGAGAAGCTGGTGACAATCTTGCCGGGAGATATCTTCGCGGGGTGATGCTGTTGCTCCAGAAGATCGTGAATTTTTTCCACGGGACCATACAGGTGTTCGTGAGAGACCTGCTTTTGCTGGTACGGGAACGGGTGCATCTCGTGCATTTGAATAACGGCATGTTGACTGAGCCGGAGCTGCTGATCGCCGCAAAATTGCTCGGTGTCAAGACGGTCGTTCATCAACGTGGGATCGGACCGCTGCCCGGATCGGTCGGATGGCTGGCCAGGTTGGTCGATCATGTGGTTTGTGTCTCGGATGCGGCGAGGCTCAATCTCATTCAGCAGGGAGTTCCGTCGGAAAAATGCACGACGGTTCACAATGGAATTGATCCTGAGAAATTCCTGGAAGGGATCAAGCGGAGTCCCGAAGAAATCCGAAAGGAAATCGGTATCGATGAGGGCTGTCCGATCATCGGCGTGGCGGGAATGATCAGAGGATGGAAGGGGCAGCTTGTTCTTGTGAAAGCCATGGCGGAGATCAGCAAAAAGCATCCCAATGCGCGGTGCTTGATCATTGGAGGGATCTCCGATCAGAACCCGTTCGACAAAGCATATCTTGAGGAGATTCAGAATTTTATCCGTGATCACCGTCTTGAGCCATGGGTCAAGATCATCGATTATCAGCCGCGGATCGCGGAGTACATGCAGATTTTCGACATCATGGTGCACACGGCGATTGATCCGGAACCGTTCAGCCGGTCGGTGCTTGAGGGAATGACGTTGGGACGAGCCATGATCGCAACCCGTACCGGCGGAACGCCGGAAGCGATCGAAGACGATGTATCCGGCATTCTCGTGCCTCCAAATGATCCCGCCGCCTTGGCGGATCAAGTCATCAGGCTGCTGGCCGATGAGGCGTTCCGTGTACGGTTGGGGAGGCAAGCTCAAACCCGCATTCGCAAGCATTTTCAGATTGATGGAAACGTCAAGGCGACCATGCGAGTGTATGAGTCGCTTTTGGGCCAAGAGTGA